A region from the Paenibacillus humicola genome encodes:
- a CDS encoding ParA family protein has protein sequence MSKIIAITNQKGGVGKTTTSVNLGACLASLGRKVLLVDIDPQGNTTSGIGINKADVEQCIYDVLIDDVHPRDATVPTKIEGLHLIPATIQLAGAEIELVPTISRERRLKKSLELVKHQYDYILIDCPPSLGILTINSLTASDSVIIPIQCEYYALEGLSQLLNTVRLVQKHLNTSLQIEGVLLTMFDARTNLGIQVIEEVKKYFQQKVYQTIIPRNVRLSEAPSHGQSIITYDPRSKGAEVYLELAKEVITYEQAAR, from the coding sequence TTGTCAAAAATAATTGCGATTACGAATCAGAAGGGCGGTGTCGGAAAGACGACAACGTCTGTCAATCTCGGTGCCTGCCTGGCTTCGCTCGGCAGGAAAGTGCTTCTGGTCGATATTGATCCGCAGGGGAATACGACGAGCGGAATCGGGATCAACAAAGCCGACGTTGAGCAGTGCATTTACGATGTGCTTATTGACGACGTTCATCCAAGGGATGCGACGGTGCCGACCAAAATCGAAGGGCTTCATTTAATTCCAGCGACGATCCAACTTGCCGGTGCGGAAATTGAACTAGTGCCTACGATTTCACGGGAACGTAGACTTAAGAAATCGCTCGAACTGGTGAAACACCAATATGATTACATATTAATCGATTGTCCGCCTTCGCTCGGTATTTTAACGATTAATTCTTTAACAGCATCGGATTCCGTCATTATTCCGATTCAATGCGAATATTACGCTCTTGAGGGCCTCAGCCAACTGCTGAACACGGTCCGTCTTGTTCAAAAGCATTTAAATACATCACTGCAAATTGAAGGCGTATTGCTGACCATGTTCGATGCGCGTACCAATCTGGGAATACAGGTCATTGAAGAAGTGAAGAAATATTTCCAGCAAAAGGTTTATCAAACGATAATTCCGCGGAATGTGCGACTGAGTGAAGCGCCTTCGCATGGACAATCGATTATTACGTACGACCCGAGATCTAAAGGGGCCGAGGTTTATCTTGAACTTGCGAAGGAAGTGATTACATATGAGCAAGCGGCTAGGTAG